In Anopheles gambiae chromosome 2, idAnoGambNW_F1_1, whole genome shotgun sequence, a single window of DNA contains:
- the LOC133395112 gene encoding uncharacterized protein LOC133395112, producing MLYSPPVRDVSTPDGVTPSADPAASGSKSPHVPTPPVPNTPRVPGPSACDAMFMPPESQIDTLNAMQLKPPEMDTTDIQTFFFALENWFDAWNITTNQHIRRFNILRTRIPLRVLPELRPLLENIRQYATDRYEVAKRAIIEHFEESQRSRLHRLLVEMNLGDRKPSQLLAEMRRAANGAMTDSMLVDLWIGRLPPYVQSAVIATNTDTNDRAKVADSVMDSFALYHRTGPYQTIHEVRNEDFERLSRHVTELGQRLDAVLSKLNERERARPRSRTRQRQPNQDAVTPSGHCYYHTQYGQVARNCRAPCSFNNRRQGSNSATASD from the coding sequence ATGTTGTACAGTCCGCCGGTCCGCGACGTATCGACTCCCGATGGCGTAACCCCGAGTGCCGATCCAGCCGCGAGTGGATCCAAATCGCCTCACGTACCAACACCGCCCGTTCCGAATACCCCGCGCGTACCAGGGCCGTCCGCCTGCGACGCCATGTTTATGCCGCCCGAATCGCAGATTGACACTTTGAATGCCATGCAGCTGAAACCACCGGAGATGGACACCACTGACATTCAAACCTTTTTCTTCGCATTGGAAAACTGGTTCGATGCGTGGAATATCACCACGAACCAACATATTCGCCGTTTTAACATTCTTAGAACGCGTATACCGCTTCGTGTCCTTCCTGAGCTTCGCCCCCTGTTGGAGAACATTCGACAGTACGCTACGGACCGTTACGAGGTAGCAAAGCGTGCAATAATTGAGCACTTTGAAGAGTCGCAACGAAGCCGCTTGCATCGTCTGCTTGTCGAAATGAACCTCGGGGACCGAAAACCATCGCAGCTATTAGCGGAGATGCGCCGCGCCGCAAATGGAGCAATGACGGACTCTATGCTGGTAGATTTGTGGATCGGCCGTCTCCCGCCATACGTCCAGTCCGCCGTTATTGCCACTAACACGGATACCAACGATCGAGCTAAAGTAGCAGACTCTGTTATGGATTCGTTCGCGTTATACCACCGAACGGGCCCGTACCAAACCATCCACGAAGTACGCAACGAGGACTTCGAACGTCTTTCTCGGCACGTAACGGAATTAGGTCAGCGCTTGGACGCCGTACTGAGCAAGCTCAACGAACGAGAACGCGCGCGACCACGCTCACGTACCCGGCAACGTCAACCGAACCAGGATGCGGTAACACCCAGCGGACACTGCTATTACCACACGCAGTACGGGCAAGTGGCGCGGAACTGTCGTGCCCCCTGCTCCTTCAACAATCGGCGGCAGGGTAGTAACTCGGCCACTGCTTCCGATTGA